A single window of Nitrospira sp. DNA harbors:
- a CDS encoding 2OG-Fe(II) oxygenase, translated as MNITSGQVRQALLPVGLESFSFHQTPVLVIENFWSAEERAQFRQAMNRANWNQLQDMSYVRQDFPNSGNWAKAEIAQPQGQLLLSRLEMPCIQQYIESFPNITRRHLGFSYYSYGVGDCLLTHDDTDQGRPVGGKPAPRRRLAMVSYFHEEWECDWGGELMIYSATGEPTNGKPDLAITHCIAPKPGSLVMFTVPRFHRVCRVDQTAGDHKRLSIAGWFMTEHA; from the coding sequence ATGAATATCACGTCAGGGCAAGTCAGGCAGGCACTGCTGCCGGTCGGTCTCGAATCGTTTTCGTTTCATCAGACACCGGTCCTCGTCATCGAGAATTTCTGGTCCGCCGAGGAGCGGGCCCAGTTTCGGCAGGCGATGAACCGGGCGAATTGGAATCAACTTCAAGACATGTCGTACGTGCGGCAGGACTTCCCCAATTCCGGGAACTGGGCGAAGGCCGAGATCGCCCAGCCACAAGGCCAGCTTCTGCTGAGCCGATTGGAGATGCCTTGCATTCAGCAGTATATCGAGTCATTTCCGAACATCACCAGGCGGCATTTGGGCTTCAGCTATTACTCCTACGGTGTCGGTGACTGTCTTCTGACCCACGATGATACGGATCAAGGTCGTCCGGTCGGTGGGAAGCCCGCTCCCCGTCGCCGTCTCGCAATGGTCAGTTATTTCCATGAAGAATGGGAATGTGATTGGGGCGGAGAGTTGATGATCTACTCAGCGACCGGCGAACCCACGAACGGAAAGCCGGATCTGGCCATTACGCATTGCATCGCTCCCAAGCCGGGATCATTGGTCATGTTTACCGTACCGCGGTTCCATCGGGTGTGCCGGGTGGATCAAACGGCGGGAGACCACAAGCGCCTCTCGATTGCCGGCTGGTTCATGACCGAACATGCCTGA
- a CDS encoding helix-turn-helix transcriptional regulator: MEKKTQKKSPGKSVPTEDRKKTHVGDIVRRLRKSRHLSVRTLADKCGFSPSFISQVELRQASPSIASTERIASALGVTLGEFFRTTSPSHAAVIRADARPVVESEWSRARIEAIGPISEDSQLEPMVITLESGGASGSRPYVRRAEQLAVVLQGTVELTLEENTYSLKRGDAACIPSDIHHCWRNTSRKPAQVLIVTAHRHL, encoded by the coding sequence GTGGAGAAAAAGACCCAGAAAAAGTCCCCCGGAAAGAGCGTCCCAACGGAGGATCGGAAGAAAACGCATGTCGGCGACATCGTCCGCCGTCTCCGTAAAAGCCGACACCTCTCCGTCCGAACCCTAGCGGACAAATGCGGCTTCTCCCCTAGTTTTATCTCACAGGTCGAACTCCGGCAGGCCTCACCGTCTATTGCGTCCACCGAACGGATTGCGTCGGCGCTCGGCGTAACCCTCGGAGAATTTTTCAGAACGACCAGTCCATCACATGCAGCGGTCATCCGCGCCGATGCCCGGCCGGTAGTGGAAAGCGAATGGTCTCGGGCCAGAATCGAAGCGATCGGGCCGATCAGCGAAGACAGTCAGCTGGAGCCCATGGTCATTACACTGGAGTCTGGTGGGGCCAGCGGATCACGTCCGTATGTACGACGCGCGGAACAGTTGGCCGTCGTGCTTCAGGGTACCGTCGAACTGACCTTGGAAGAAAACACGTACAGCCTCAAACGAGGGGATGCCGCCTGCATTCCTTCTGACATCCATCATTGTTGGCGCAACACGAGCCGAAAACCGGCCCAAGTCCTCATCGTGACCGCCCATCGGCACTTGTAA